One Megalops cyprinoides isolate fMegCyp1 chromosome 4, fMegCyp1.pri, whole genome shotgun sequence genomic window carries:
- the LOC118776583 gene encoding ubiquitin-associated protein 2-like isoform X1 — MMTSLVSDRTRGSRDKALPATTQSTQPQKQIQATAEQIRLAQVIYDKNDADFEDKVKQLMEVTGKNQDECMVALHDCNEDVNRAINFLLEDSSDTNSWETVGKKRGLVKEGSENKENREKRGEREASRGRGGPTKRGRGATRVRDVRSEENGVDPGPGDRGVDRRGRGRGRGMGVRGRGRGAGGSRFSSQGMGTFNPADYTASAGAEGTRTDTWESGANDGVDGTGAWRNSLDDWATDDWNEDSDAVTVSPQLSETKVFIASSAPAAENHVAPGQSLDLASLLHKPASVEEAGEMEPPSPEGLGHSLVFTNSQHNSRTSATSYAHAALSSVLGSGFGNLGGSKPGQQSAGAQVMEQLKGPGLGPRPTPQPVAGGNSSSTAGVSVTPAASVAPGVSVTSSSVSTSSWDIKPPVTQTTTAASSQFSREFKSQPEPSLVLSQLAQRQQNSLSQPGHLPQVRPASPAARPAPSPPGLEPFPKPHDASLPQDDPSPGAKAMTGDSQGSGSGQQRQMKTQKRRITPTSKIPSSAVEMPGSADVSGLNVQFGALDFGSEAALPDFGQPENNSTREAVPGAQTQSTLYPIPISEPLGSALSLPLPSSLAPPSCATPPASSSSSSSSSGSSLETSAPSHSHLAFPQSQDPPAAPVTNGFNGVRNPTPLDTTSASSTPKPESPSLSSGGSSAQAPSALLPPSVPPHSAALPSLTSELPPASLPALSSHVNSTQSSGSTLSSSSSLTHTIVDSTSSHSTSSVPAFSSATAPLSSNGTASGSSAVSVTSSTHGTGALGLTGNGTTVPSVCRTAPLPSSSSGKAPPNLAQGVPPLLPNQYIMGPGGLLPAYPQIYGYEDLQMLQSRLPMDYYGITFPGPTATLAGRDGSLANTPYSGEVTKFGRADSASPAPPTSLSAAPPPQAPQPPQSQAQSQAAQQQQSGHGAQQAFLNPALPPGYGYTGLPYYPGVPGVPSAFQYGPTMFVPPASAKQHGVGLGNPSTQFQQQPASYGQHTYASGFDDLTQGPAGGDYSKGGYSSSSQAQAKAAAGPGKGISVTSGNAGVPDMTTSVYNKTQSFDKQGFHTGTPPPFSLPSALGGTGPLNPGGAPGYAPAPFLHILPAHQQPHSQLLHHHLTQDGQGGPSQRSQSSGMQQKTQATKSSYGSSPYWGN, encoded by the exons aaCTCATGGGAGACGGTGGGGAAGAAGCGAGGCCTGGTGAAGGAGGGATCAGAGAACAAGGAGAACCGGGAGAAGAGGGGCGAGAGGGAGGCCAGCCGGGGCCGTGGGGGGCCAACCAAAAGGGGCCGGGGAGCCACCCGCGTCCGCGATG TGCGGTCGGAGGAGAACGGTGTTGACCCCGGTCCAGGAGACAGGGGAGTGGACcgcagagggaggggaagaggccGAG GGATGGGAGTtcgagggagggggagaggagctgGTGGGAGCCGGTTTTCCTCCCAGGGAATGGG gacCTTCAACCCCGCTGACTACACTGCCAGCGCAGGGGCGGAGGGCACTCGCACAGACACCTGGGAGTCGGGGGCAAACGACGGCGTCGATGGAACAG gTGCCTGGAGAAACTCCCTGGATGACTGGGCCACAGATGACTGGAATGAAGAC AGTGATGCTGTGACTGTCTCCCCGCAGCTGTCTGAGACCAAAGTGTTCATCGCCTCCTCTGCTCCTGCGGCTGAGAACCATGTCGCACCTGGGCAAAG TCTGGACCTGGCGTCTCTGCTGCACAAGCCCGCGAGCGTGGAGGAGGCGGGGGAGAtggagcccccctcccccgaggGTCTGGGCCACAGCCTGGTGTTCACCAACTCCCAGCACAACTCCAGAACCTCTGCCACCAGCTACGCCCACGCCGCCCTG TCCTCAGTGCTGGGTTCTGGCTTTGGGAACCTGGGCGGCTCCAAGCCGGGCCAGCAGTCGGCTGGAGCTCAGGTAATGGAGCAGCTGAAGGGGCCCGGTCTGGGGCCTCGGCCCACGCCACAGCCCGTCGCCGGGGGCAACAGTAGTAGCACCGCAGGGGTGTCGGTGACTCCGGCAGCATCGGTGGCTCCGGGGGTCTCGGTGACCTCGAGCTCTGTCTCCACGTCCTCCTGGGACATCAAGCCTCCGGTGACTCAGACGACCACCGCGGCCTCCTCCCAGTTCAGTC GGGAATTTAAGTCTCAGCCGGAGCCATCCCTGGTCCTCAGCCAGCTCGCCCAGAGGCAGCAGAACTCCCTGTCCCAACCAGGCCACCTGCCCCAGGTCCGACCTGCAAGCCCCGccgcccgccccgccccctcacccccgGGTCTTGAGCCCTTCCCCAAACCCCACGACGCCTCCCTGCCCCAAGACGACCCCTCTCCTGGGGCCAAGGCAATGACAGGGGACTCCCAGGGCAGTGGCAGCGGCCAGCAGAGGCAGATGAAGACACAGAAACGCAGGATAACCCCCACTTCCAAG ATTCCGTCCTCTGCAGTGGAGATGCCCGGCTCGGCGGACGTCTCTGGGCTCAACGTGCAGTTTGGGGCCCTGGACTTTGGTTCCGAGGCAGCCCTGCCTGACTTTGGCCAGCCGGAGAACAACAGCACCAGAGAAGCGGTTCctggagcacagacacagagcacccTCTACCCCATACCCATCAG TGAGCCGCTGGGAAGCGCGCTGTCTCTGCCGCTGCCTTCATCCCTGGCCCCGCCCAGCTGTGCCACGCCCCCTGCCTCTTCGTCATCTTCGTCCTCATCCTCTGGGAGCAGCTTGGAGACGAGCGCACCCTCACACTCGCACCTCGCCTTCCCCCAGAGCCAGGACCCCCCCGCGGCTCCGGTCACT aatggCTTCAATGGTGTAAGGAACCCCACTCCACTGGACA CTACATCAGCCTCCTCCACTCCAAAGCCAGAGTCGCCATCTTTGAGCAGCGGCGGTAGCTCTGCCCAGGCACCCTCCGCCCTGCTGCCCCCCTCCGTGCCCCCCCACAGCGCCGCCCTGCCCAGCCTGACCTCAGAGCTGCCCCCCGCCTCCCTGCCCGCCCTCAGCAG TCATGTGAACAGCACACAGTCCTCGGGCTCGACCCTCTCCTCCAGTTCCTCTCTCACA CACACCATTGTGGACAGTACGAGCTCCCACAGCACCTCCTCTGTCCCTGCCTTCTCCTCGGCTACCGCCCCCCTCAGCAGCAACGGGACCGCGAGCGGTAGCAGCGCGGTCAGCGTGACCAGCAGCACGCACGGGACTGGGGCCCTGGGCCTGACCGGAAACGGGACGACCGTTCCCTCTGTCTGCCGAACCGCGCCGCTGCCGTCGTCGTCATCGG GTAAAGCGCCCCCTAACCTGGCCCAGGGGGTGCCCCCTCTGCTGCCCAACCAGTACATCATGGGCCCAGGCGGGCTGCTCCCTGCGTACCCG CAGATCTACGGCTACGAGGACCTCCAGATGTTGCAGTCGCGGCTGCCGATG GATTACTACGGAATCACATTCCCAGGCCCGACGGCGACGCTGGCAGGCAGAGACGGCAGTCTCGCCAACACCCCTTACTCAG GTGAAGTGACGAAATTCGGCAGGGCGGACTCGGCCTccccggccccgcccaccaGCTTGTCGgcggccccgcccccgcagGCCCCGCAGCCCCCGCAGAGCCAGGCGCAGAGCCAGGCggcgcagcagcagcagagcggCCACGGCGCCCAGCAGGCCTTCCTCAACCCCGCGCTGCCGCCCGGCTACGGCTACACCGGCCTGCCCTACTACCCCGGCGTGCCGGGCGTGCCCAGCGCCTTCCAGTACGGCCCCACCATGTTCGTGCCGCCCGCCTCCGCCAAGCAGCACGGCGTCGGCCTCGGCAACCCCTCCACCCAGTTCCAGCAGCAGCCCGCCTCGTACGGACAGCACACCTACGCCTCAG GGTTTGATGATCTGACACAGGGCCCAGCTGGAGGAGACTACAGCAAAGGGGGCTACAGCAGCTCCTCCCAAGCACAGGCCAAGGCTGCTGCTGGCCCGGGCAAAG GTATCTCTGTGACCTCCGGCAATGCCGGGGTACCGGATATGACTACTTCTGTTTACAACAAGACCCAG TCCTTCGATAAGCAGGGATTCCACACCGGGACGCCCCCGCCCTTCAGCCTGCCCTCGGCGCTGGGGGGCACAGGACCCCTGAACCCCGGGGGAGCCCCTGGATACGCCCCCGCTCCCTTCCTCCACATCCTGCCTGCCCATCAGCAGCCACACTCCCAGCTGCTGCACCACCACCTCACACAGGACGGCCAG GGCGGCCCAAGCCAGCGCAGCCAGTCCAGCGGCATGCAGCAGAAGACCCAGGCCACAAAGTCAAGCTACGGTAGCTCCCCCTACTGGGGCAACTGa